A window of the Macadamia integrifolia cultivar HAES 741 unplaced genomic scaffold, SCU_Mint_v3 scaffold960, whole genome shotgun sequence genome harbors these coding sequences:
- the LOC122070648 gene encoding uncharacterized protein LOC122070648: MNLVEDDPCLHQRRKRKGESVKILAPRNLTWVSTRRKRKGEPVKILAPRNLTWITIRRKRKGESVKILAPRYLSNSSCYFICCTFSELIYLLPSLSLTPWCGKALGDFALINLDSSMSYLKRTTKEKGGVMRI, translated from the exons ATGAACTTGGTTGAAGATGATCCTTGCTTACATCAAAG gagaaagagaaaaggagaatctGTTAAAATACTAGCGCCAAG GAACTTGACTTGGGTATCGACGAG gagaaagagaaaaggagaacctgTCAAAATACTAGCACCAAG GAACTTGACTTGGATAACGATAAG gagaaagagaaaaggagaatctGTTAAAATACTAGCGCCAAGGTATCTTAGTAATTCCAGttgctattttatttgctgCACATTTTCAGAACTGATCTATCTCCTCCCTTCTTTATCACTTACACCTTGGTGTGGGAAGGCGTTAGGGGACTTCGCACTAATTAATCTTGACAGTAGTATGTCTTATCTAAAAAGGACTACGAAAGAGAAGGGGGGAGTAATGAGGATATAA